CGGCCGCCGAGGGTCACGCTGACCAGGGCCTTCTTGCCGGTCAGGCCGCCCTGGTCGTAGAAGCGCTTGCCGCCATAGCAGATGCCCGAGACCAGCACGCGGTCGAACCAGCCCTTGAGGATGGCCGGCGCGGAGAACCAGTAGATCGGGAAGTTGAAGATCACCAGGTCCGCCCAGAGCAGCTTGTCCAGCTCGGCCTGGATGTCGGCGGCGATGGTCCTGGCCTTGGCGCCTTCGCGCTGCTCCAGGGCGTAGACCAGGTAGTCGGGGTTGGCGCGGGCGCCGAAGTCGGCGGCGCTGGCCACCGGGTTCCAGTTCATCGCGTAGAGGTCGGAGACCTGCACCTCGTGGCCCTGGCCGCGCAGGGTTTCCTCGGCGAGCTGGTACAGCGCGGTGCTGAAGGATTGCGGTTCGTTGTGGGCGTGGACGATCAGTACGTTCATGTGGATTCCTGACAATTCGGTGAGCGGAACTGCCCTCACCCCAGCCCTCTCCTGGTGGGAGAGGGGGTCTGTTTAAAGCTGGATGGCCTTGAGCTCGACGAACTCGTGCAAGCCCTGCTCGCCCCATTCGCGGCCGTTGCCGGACTGCTTGTAGCCGCCGAACGGCGCACGGTAGTTGAACGCACCGCCGTTGACGAAGCATTGGCCGGCGCGCATCTGCCGGGCGAGTCGCAGGCCATCTTCGCGGTCGCCCGCCCACACGGCGCTGGACAGGCCGAACGGCGAATCGTTGGCGATGGCGATCGCCTCGGCCTCATCGGCGTAGGGAATCAGACACAGCACCGGGCCGAAGATTTCCTCGCGGGCGATGCGCATCTGGTTGTTCACGCCGGCAAAGATCGTCGGCTGCACGTAGTGGCCGCGCTCCAGATGGACGGGACGTTCGGCGCCGCCGCATACCAGCTGTGCGCCCTCCTCCTGGCCGACGCGGATGTAATCCAGCACGGTGCGGCGCTGGCCACCCGAGCACATCGGACCGAGGAAGCTGTCGGCGTCCAGCGGGTCACCCATCTTCAGCGCCAGGGTTTCCGCGCGGGCGATTTCCACGGCTTCGTCGTAGCGGCTGGCGGGCAGCAGCATGCGGGTCAGCGCGGTGCAGGTCTGCCCGGAGTTGATCATCACGTCCTGCACGCCGTGGCGCACGGCGGCGGCCAGGTCGGCATCGGCGGTGATCAGGAAGGGCGACTTGCCGCCCAGCTCCAGGCACACGCGCTTGACCGTCGGCGCCGCGGCTTTGGAGACCTTGATGCCCGCACCGGTGGAGCCGGTGAAGGACACCATGTCCACGTCCGGGTGCCGCGCCAGGGCTTCGCCGACCTTGGAGCCGGGGCCGCTGACCAGGTTGAACACGCCGGCCGGCAGGCCGATGGCGTGGATCATGTCGGCCAGCAGGAAGGCATGCAGCGGGGTGTCCTGGCTCGGCTTGACCACCACGGTGCAGCCGGCGGCGAGGGCCGGGGCCAGCTTGCCGATCAACTGGTGCAGCGGGTAGTTCCAGGGGTTGATGAAGGCGCAGACGCCCACCGCTTCCTTCACCACCAGCGAGTTGCCGACCTCGCGCACCTCGTCCATGTGCGCGGCCATCGCGGCGTAGCTTTCCAGGCCCTCGATCGGTCCGTCGACCTGCACCATCCGGCACCACTGGATGGGCATGCCCAGCTCGGCGGTGATCAGCGCGGCCATCTCGTCGGCACGGTTCTTCAGTTGCTCGGCAAGGGCGCGGATGTAACCCGCGCGCACCTGGGATGGCGTCTGCGACCAGGCCGGGAAGGCGCGGCGCGCGGCGTCCACCGCGCGGTTCACGTCGCCTTCACCGCCCAGCGGCACGCGGCCGACCGTTTCCTCGGTGGCCGGGTTCTGCACCTCGGCCAGGCCCTGCCCCTGCGGTGCCAGCCAGGTGCCGTCGATGTAGAGCTGTGTACGCTCACGCATAGCGTTTTTCCTTCAGCAGTTCGGCGGCGCACAGGGCGATGCGGCGGCAGGCTTCGCGCAGTGGTTCGGCGCCGAGCACCAGGCCGAGGCGGATGTGCCCGGCGGCGCTGGGGCCGAAGGCTTCGCCGGCCAGCACGGAGACGCCGTGGCGATCCAGCAGCAGGTTGGAGAAATCCTGGGCGGAAAGCCCGGTGGCGCGGATATCCACCATCACGAACATGCCGCCGTCCGGGCGCAGGGCGCGCACGCCAACGCAATCGGCGAGGCAGTCGAGCACCAGGTCGCGGCGCTGGCGGTAGGCCTCGCGCATGGCTTCCAGTTCCGGCAGCTTGGCCTCCAGCGCGGTGCAGGCGGCGTCCTGGATGAAGTCCGGCGAGCCGTAGAGCATGCACAGGGCGAGGTTTTCCAGGTGCGCGCAGAGTTCCTGCGGGCCAACCACCCAGCCCACGCGCCAGCCGGTCATGGCGTGGGATTTCGACAGGCTGTTGAGGGTCGCGGTGCGCTCGGCCATGCCCGGCAGGCTGGCGGGGCTGATGTGCTCGCCGTCGAACAGCAGCTCGCTGTAGACCTCATCGGAAATCATCCACAGGTCGTGGCTTATGCACAGCTCGGCCAGCTTCTCCCAAGTGGCGCGCGGCAGGCTGGCGCCGGAGGGGTTGTGCGGGCTGTTGATGGCCAGGGCGCGGGTGCGCGGGGTGATCAGCGCGGCGACGTCCTCGGCCTGCACGCGGAAGCCGTGCTCGGAACGCACCGACACCGGGATGACCTTGGCGCCGCAGGCGCCGAACACCGCCTCGTAGGTGACGTACATCGGCTCGGCGACGATCACCTCGTCACCCGGGTTGAGCACGCACTGCGCCACGGCATACAGCGCGCACTGGGCGCCGGCCAGCACCACCACTTCATCGGCGGTCACGGCCTGGCCGCTGCGCTGGGTGTGGCGGCGGGCGATGGCTTCGCGCAGCGAACGCTTGCCACGTACATCGGCGTAATGGGTATTGCCAGCCAGCAGGCTGTCGATGGCCGACTGCACGATGGGTACCGGGGTGTCGAAGTCCGGGTCGCCCACCGACAGCAGCAGGATGTCGTCGCCCTGCTCCAGGCGCGCCAGGGCGCGGTAGTGGATGTCCCAGGCGGCGGCGCCGTCGCCGGCGATGCGTTGGGTGAAGTTCGAGTAGCGCATGCTGTGCTTCCTTCAAGGTTCCGGAGCCCGTGGGCTCCGGCGGGTGCAACGGGTCCTACTGGGCGCAGGCGTGTTTCAGCTCGATCAGGGTGACGCCCGGATGGGCGAAGCCTTCGCGCAGGTCGCGCTCCAGTTCGTCCAGGCTCTGCGGCTGGCGCATCTCGCAACCATAGGCGCGGCCGAGCAGGGCGAAGTCCGGGTTGCGCGGCAGGACGCCGATGGGCTCGATGTCCAGGCCGATCATGTCGTCGCGGATCTGCCCCAGCGCATCGTTGTTCCACAGCAGCACCACCAGCGGGCTGTCCAGCTCCTCGGTGGCGGTGGCCAGTTCCTGCGCGGTGTAGAGGAAGCCGCCGTCACCGACCAGCACCAGGCCGGGGCGCTCCGGCGCGCCGAACTTGGCGCCGATGCCGGCCGGCACGCCGTAGCCGAGGGTGCCGTAGCCGGTGGGGTGCAGCCAGCCGCGCGGCGCCTTGCTCGGGTAGAGGTAGTTGCCGCTGTAGGCCAGCTGGGTCATGTCGCTGGCGATGAAGGCGTTGTCCGGCAGGGCCTTGGCGATGCGCTCCAGGATCGACTTGTGGATAAGTTGCAGCGGCGCGTGGCCGCCGTCGATCTGCGCGCGCAGCTCGGCGATCCGCGACTGCGCCTTGGCGGCGTCACGGGTAGCACTCGGCAGCGCGGCGAGCAGCGCTTCGGCGGTGGCCTTGGAGTCGCCCAGCAGCGCCACGGCGCTCGGGTAGAAGTCGTTGAACTTGCGCGAGTCGACATCGACGCGGATCACCTCGCCGGTGACCGGCAGGCGGTCGCGCCAGAAGTCGGTGTCGGCCATTTCGGTGCCGATGGCCAGGACCACGTCGGCCTCGGCGATCATGTCCCAACCGGCCTGGGTGCACAGGGTGGCGCCGGCGGACAGCGGCGCTTCCGGAGCCAGCAGGCCCTTGCCGGCGACGCTGGTGAACAGCGGCGCGGCCAGGCGCTCGCTCAGCGCGGCCAGGGCATCGGCGGCATGCAGCGCGCCGCCGCCGGCGATGATCATCGGACGCTGGGCGGCCTTGAGTTTATCCACAGCCTGCTTCAGCGCATCGGCGCTGGGCCGGCCACGGCCGGCGCGGCGTACGACTTCTTGGGTCCAGTCGCGGGCGATGGGCGCGGCGAGCACGTCCAGCGGCACGGAGATGTGCACCGGGCGCGGACGCTCGCTGTCGAACACGGCGTAGGCGCGGGCGATCAGTTCGGGCAGGTCTTCCGGGGTCAGCGCCACGGCGGAGAATGCGGTGATCGGCGCGGTCATGGCGCGCTGGTCCTGGGTCTCGTGCAGGCAGCCCCAGCCCTTGCCCAGGCTGGCGGTGTGGTTGACGCTGGAAATCACCAGCATCGGGATGGAGTCGGCGTAGGCCTGGCCGATGGCGGTGGCGGCGTTGGTCACGCCGGGGCCGGTGATGATGAAGGCTACGCCCGGCTTGCCGCTGACGCGCGCATAGCCGTCGGCCATGAAGCCGGCGCCCTGTTCGTGACGGGTCAGCACGTGGCGGATGCCGCTGCCGGGCAGGCCACGGTAGAGCTCCAGGGTGTGCACACCGGGAATGCCGAACACGGTGTCGACGCCGTAGTTGGCCAGCAGGCGGACCAGGGCCTGGCCGCCGGTGAGGTTCTTGTTCTCTTGCATGAGGTTGCTCCCCAAGGCTATGGCAGGACCTTGTAGGAGCGAGCTTGCTCGCGAACCAGACCCCGCTGCGGGGGTTCGTTCGCGAGCAAGCTCGCTCCTACAGGCATGACGAAATCATTCGGCGGTGCGGATCAGCGCATCCACCGCCACAGCGCCTTCGGCGTCCGCCAGCAGTGGGTTCACATCCAGTTCCAGCAGGTTGTCCACGTGCTCGCAGGCGTAGTCGGCGACCGCGCGGATGGCTTCCACCAGCGCCTCCAGGTTCACCGCCGGGCGGCCGCGGAAACCGGTGAGCAGCGGCGCGCTGCGCAGGCCCAGCAGGGCGTCGCGGATCGCCGCGTCGGTGGTCGGCAGCAGCAGGCTGCGGCTGTCCTTGAGCAGCTCGACGAGGATGCCGCCGGCGCCCAGCACCAGCGCCAGGCCGAAGCCGTTCTCGCGCTTGATGCCGACGATCAGCTCGGCCAGTGGCGGATTGGCCATGCGCTCCAGCAGCACCTGGTCGAAGGGCACGCCGGGGGCGTGGCGGGCAATGTTCTCGCGCATGTCGAACAACGCGGCTTCCAGCGCCGCCTCGTTGCGCAGGTTGAGCGCCACGCCGCCAGCCTCGGTCTTGTGCGGCAGCTGCGCGCTGACCACTTTCAGCGCCAGCGGGAAGCCGACGTCGGCAGACGCCTCGCGCGCCTGGGTCGGCGTGCTCAGCGCGGCGCGCGGCAGCGGCAGGCCGAAGGGCTTCAGCGCCTGCTTGGAATTCCACTCGTCGAGCAGCCGGCCTTCGCTGTCCAGCGCCTGCGGGCAGAGCGGCACCAGCGCGGCTTCGCCACGGGCCAGCAGCGTTTCGCGGCGCTGGCGGTAGTGGGCGATGCGGCCCCAGGCGGCGAGGCCGTCTTCCACGCCTTGCAGCGCGGCGACGCCGTGGGAATGCAGCAGTTCGCGGGCGTGCTTGGGCAGCAGCTCCGGCAGCGCGGAGGCGATGAAGCCAACCTTGTCGTGGCGCTCCAGTGCAGCGCAGTAAAGCTCCAGCAGCAGGTCGCACTGCGGGCGCTCGCCGGTTTCCTCGCCGGGGTAGTCCAGCACCAGCAGGGCGGCATCGGCCGGGGTCTGCAGGGCACTGTCGAGCATGCGCTCGAGCGCCGGGCCGTCGCCCCAGATGGCGGTGGTGAAGTCCAGCGGGTTGGCGATATTGGCGTAGTCCGGCAGCACCTCGGCCAGTTCGGCGCGCTGCGCATCGACCAGCTTCGGCAGGCTCAGGCCGTTGCGCTCGGCGTAGTCGGCGATCAGCCCGGCGTCGCCACCGGAGCAGGCCAGCGCGGCGAGGCTGGGGCCGGCCGGCAGGTTGCCGCAGGCGGCCGCCTTGAGGGTTTCGATGAAGCTCACCGGGCCGCTGACGCGGATCACCCCGAGACGGTCGAACAGCGTGTCGTACAGCGCGTCGGAGCCGGCCAGGGAGCTGGTGTGGCTGAGCGCGAGCTCGGCGCCGATCTCGGAGACGCCGGTCTTCAGGGCGATCACCGGGATGCCTTTCTGCAGCGCCTTGAAGGCCGCGCGGGCGAAGCCGGGGACGTTCTTCAAACCTTCCAGGTGCAGGCCGATGGCGGTGACGCGCGGCTCGTCGAGCAGCACGTCCATCAGTTCGGCGACTCCCAGTTGCGCCTGGTTGCCCACCGAGGCCATGTAGGCGATGGGCAGCGAGCGGTCGCTCATGGACAGGTTGTAGGCGAAGTTGCCGCTCTGGGTCAGCACGGCCACGCCCTTCTCCACCAGGTGCCCGCCGTGGGCTACCGGCCAGAGCGCTGCGCCGTGCAGGTAATCGAGCAGGCCGTAGCAGTTGGGGCCGAGCAGGGCCATGTCGCCGGCGCTGGCGAGCAGGCGGCGCTGCAGAACCTCGCCCTCGGCGCCGGTCTCGGCGAAGCCGGAGGCGTAGCAGATGGCGCCGCCGGCGTCTTTCGCGGCCAGTTCGGCCACGGCCTGTACGGTCAGGTCGCGGTTGGTGGCGACGAACACCGCGTCCGGCCCTTCGGGCAGTTCGGCGATGCTGCGCACGCAGGGCACGCCTTCGAGTTCGTCGTATTGCGGGTTGACCAGCCACATCGCACCCGGGAAGCCGCCTTCGGCGCAGCGCTGGAGCGCGCGCGCCATGCTGCGGCCGCCGATGAAGGCCAGGTGCCGGGGCGCCAGCAGGCGCTGGAGGTTTTCTCTTTTCATGTCATGTCTCGGCAGAATTTATCCCTCACCCCCACCCCCTCTCCCGGAGGGAGAGGGGAGCGAAGGATCAGCGCAGCAGCGGGCGCAGCAGTTCGCGGGAAATGATGTGGCGCTGGATTTCCGAGGTGCCTTCCCAGATGCGCTCGATACGCGCGTTGCGCCAGATGCGTTCCACCGGACCTTCGTCCATCAGGCCCATGCCGCCGAAGATCTGCACGGTCTCGTCGGCGACCTTGCCCAGCACCTCGCTGGCGAACAGCTTGGCCATGCCGGCCTCGCCGTCGGTCATGCTGCCGCGGTCCATCTTCCAGGCGGTGTGCAGGGTCATCAGCTCGGCGGCGCGGATCTGCGTGGCCATGTCGGCGAGCTTGAAGGAGATGCCCTGGTAGCTGCCGATGGCCGCACCGAACTGCTTGCGGTCGGCCGACCACTGCAGCGCCAGGTCCAGCGCGCGCTGGGCCTGGCCGACGCAGTTGGCGGCGACCATCACGCGGCCGGCGGTGAGCCAGGCGTTGGCCACTTCCCAGCCCTTGTCGACTTCGCCGAGGACCTTGGAAGCCGGCACGCGGCAGTCGTCGAAGAAGATTTCGTAGGTGTGGTAGCCCTTGTTGCTCACGCATTTCGGGCCACGGCGCACGGTCATGCCGGCGGTGCCCTTGTCCACCAGGAAGGCGGTCACGGCGTTGCGCTTCTTGCCGTTGCGCTCGAAGGTGTCGGTGACCGCGAAGACGATGGCGAAGTCGGCGTGGCCGGCGTGGCTGATGAAGTGCTTGGAGCCGTTGATCACGAAGTCCTCGCCGTCACGCACGGCGCGGGTCTTGATCGAGTTGGCGTCGGAACCGGCGCCCGGCTCGGTGAGGGCGAAGCAGTCGATCTTCTCGCCCTGCACCACCGGCAGCAGGTAGTCCTGGATCTGCTGGCCCTTGCAGGCCATGAGGATCTTCGAGGGACGCGCGACGAACACGTGCAGCGCCCAGGAGACCTTGGACAGTTCGCGCTCGACCAGCGCCTGGGACAGGTAGTCCAGGCCGCCGCCGCCGACTTCCTCGGGCATGTTGAAGGCGTAGAAGCCGGCCGCCAGGGCCTTGCCGCGAATCTTCGCGGCCAGTTCCGGGGACACCGCGTCGGCGCGGTCCACTTCTTCCTCGTAGGGCAGCAGCTCTTTCTCGACGAAAGCCTTGACCGCCTCGACGAGCATTTCCTGTTCCTGGGTCAGTTGGAAATCCATCACATCACCTGCAGCCGTCAGCGGCCTTTGAATTGGGGGGAGCGTTTCTCGGCCACGGCGCGCAGCGCCTCGGCGGCATCTTCACTGCGGCCACAGAGCAGCCCGGCGGCCTGTTCGGCTTCCAGTTGCTGGGCCAGGGTGCGGGCGGCGCCGTCGCGCATCAGGCGCTTGGTCTGGGCGAAGGCGAAGGTCGGGCCGGCAGCCAGGCGCGCGGCGAATTCGCCGATCTGGGCCTGCAGCTGATCGTCGGCGACCACTTCGCCGACCAGGCCGGCATTCAGCGCGCGCTCGGCGTTCCACAGCTCGTCGAGGAACAGCAGGCGCTTGGCCGCTTCGCCGCCGATCAGGCGCGGCAGGTGCCAGCTGGCGCCGGCGTCCGGGCAGTAGGCCATGCCGGTGTAGCCGGCCTTGAAGCGCGCGGAGGCGCCGGCGATGCGGAAGTCGCAGCACAAGGCCAGGTCCATCCCGGCGCCGACGGCGGTGCCGTTGACGGCGGCGATGGTCGGCTTGTCCAGGCCGTGCAGGCGACGCATCAGGGCGTGAGCGGTTTCGGTCCAGCCGTAGGTTTCCAGCTCGCCACGGGCTTCGGCCTCGGCCCATTCGGCGAGGTCGGCGCCGGCGCAGAAGCTGCGGCCTTCGCCGCCGAGCACGATGACGCGTACGGCTTCGTCGGCCTCAAAGGCGTCGAGCAGGGCCAGCAGATTCCTGAGCGTGGGGACGTCGAGCGCGTTGCGCTGCTCGGGGCGGTTCAGGGTGATCCAGGCGATACCGTCCTGGACCCGGCTGAGCGGGGATGGCTGAGTCATGCTGCCCTCGTTCTTGTAGTCGATTGTGTTGAGGCGTTGGACCAATACTAAACAAGTGTTCAGCAAGACGGCAATCCACCCGAAAGGGTGGCTTGTAACGGCCTGCGGACTAGCGGGAACGCCGCGCGGCGCGGGGGCTGCCGGAGTTCGGAGGGCAATCGGGGGAGCGCTTGTTACAACTTCGAACAATCGCGGAGGACGGCGCGGCGAAGGGGCACCGCGCGGGGTCAGTCCTGGCTGTGCACCACGACCAGCAGTTCGGCCTGCTCGTCGCCCAGGGAGCGCAGGCGGTGCGGTTTCTGCGCGTTGAAGTGCAGCGCGTCACCGGTTTCCAGGGTCAGGCGTTCGGACATGAAGTCCACCTCCACCCGTCCCCGGTGGACGAAGATGAACTCCTCGCCCAGGTGTTCCTTGAAGGTCGAGTGGCTGAAGTCGGCCGGCGGATAGACGATGAACGGCAATAGCGCGCGGTCGCCGATCTGCCGGGCCAGCGACGCATAGGCCGGGCCTTCGTCGTCGCGCGCCAGCGACTGGCGCTCGCCGCTGCGCACCAGGCTGTAGCCCTCGGCGGAGCCGCTTTCCTCGGCGAACAGTTCTTCCACCTGGACATTGAGCGCCTTCGACAGCTTGAGCGCCGTGGCAATCGACGGTGTGCTCAGGCCGCGCTCGACCTTGGACAGGTAGCTCTTGGTCATGCCGGTCTTCTCGGCCAGCGTCTCCAGGGTGATCCCCAGTTTCTTTCTCAGCAATTTCAATCGCATGGACATGCAGAACGCCCCTTGGCGTCGGTGCGGAAACTTTTCTCTTGCTAATGACACATTGTGTCATTTAGCTTGATCTGTGTCATTGCAACGTAACCGAAATGACCGCGAGCCCCACTCGCGTCCACCCCGAACAGAGGAAGACTCTCATGGCAACTACCATGCACCTCCCCAAGAACCAGCTGATCCAGCACGCCGAACGACAGATGCAGGCCAGCCTGTCGGATAATACGTGGACTGCCCGGCAAAAACTGGCCCTGACCTGCCGGATTCTCTTCGACGGCGGCCACGACTCCGGCCTGGCCGGGCAGATCACCTGTCGCGCGGAACAGCCCGGCACCTACTACACCCAGCGCCTGGGGCTGGGCTTCGACGAGATTTCCGCAGGCAACCTGCTGCTGGTCGACGAAGACCTCAAGGTGCTCCAGGGCCAGGGCATGGCCAACCCGGCCAACCGCTTCCACAGCTGGGTGTACCGCGCCCGCCCGGACGTCAACTGCATCATCCACACCCACCCGCTGCACGCCGCCGCGCTGTCGATGCTGGAAGTGCCGCTGGCAGTGTCGCACATGGACCTCTGCCCGCTGTTCGACGACTGCGCCTTCCTCAAGGACTGGCCGGGGGTGCCGGTGGGCAACGAGGAAGGCGAGATCATCTCCGCCGCCCTGGGTGACAAGCGCGCCATCCTGCTCTCCCACCACGGCCTGCTGGTAACCGGTTCGAGCATCGAGGAAGCCTGCGTGGTGGCGATGCTGTTCGAGCGCGCCGCGAAGATGCAGTTGCTGGCGATGGCCGCCGGCGAGATCAAGCCGATTCCGCCGGCGTTGGGCAAGGAAGCGCACGACTGGATTTCCACGCCCAAGCGCCACGGCGCCGCCTTCAGCTACTACGCCCGGCGCAGCCTGCGCGAGCACGGCGAATGCCTGAGCTGACCGGCCTCCCACTCCGATAACTACAACGCCACTTATCCATAAGTGCCCCAGGTGCAACCATGTCCTCAACCACCCTCCACGGCATCATCGGCTATACCATCACTCCCTTCGGCCCCGACGGCGCGCTCGACCTGCCGGCGCTCGGCCGTTCCATCGAACGACTGCTCGCCGGCGGCGTACATGCCATCGCCCCGCTGGGCAGTACCGGCGAAGGCGCCTACCTCAGCGACCCGGAATGGGACGCGGTGGTGGAGTTCAGCCTGAAGACCATCGCCGGCCGCATCCCCACCATCGTCAGCGTGTCCGACCTGACCACCGCCCGCACGGTGCGCCGCGCGCGTTTTGCCGAACGCCTCGGCGCCACCGCGGTGATGGTGCTGCCGGTGTCCTACTGGAAGCTCAACGAAGAGGAAATCCTCGCCCACTACCGCGCGGTCGGCGAGGCGATCGGTATTCCGGTGATGCTCTACAACAACCCCGGCACCAGCGGTACCGACCTGCCAGTGGAGCTGATCCTGCGGATCGTCAACGAAGTGGAGAACGTCACCATGGTCAAGGAGAGCACCGGCGACATCCAGCGCATGCACCGCCTGCGCCTGCTCTCGGGCGGCCAGGTGGCGTTCTACAACGGCTGCAACCCGCTGGCGCTGGAAGCGCTGGTGGCCGGGGCGAAAGGCTGGTGCACGGCGGCGCCGAACCTCATCCCGCAGCACAACCGCACGTTGTACGAAGCGGTGCAGGAAGGACGCATGGAGGATGCGCGGGAGTCGTTCTATCGCCAGTTGGCGGTGCTGGACTACATCACCCGCCGTGGCCTGCCGACCACCATCAAGGCCGGGTTGCGCATGGCCGGCCTGGAGGTTGGCGTACCACGCCTGCCGTTGCAGGAACTGGACGGCGACGGCCAGCGCTATCTGCAGGGACTGCTGACAGCGCTGCAATGAGGCATGACTGCCCCGCCCGCGCCGGCCGCGGGCGGGGCCCTTGCCCATTCAGCTCACGCTCAACGCCGCCTCGCTGACCACCTGCGGCCGCTTGCGCTTGAGCACGTAATAGGCCAGGTAGCAGGCCGCCATGAAGCCGAAGCCCCAGTACAGCGACGGACGCTGGGTCGGGTCCATCGCCAGGAACACGAACAGCGAGCAGCAGATCGCGATGCACGCCAGCGGGATCAGCGGGAACAAGGGCGCTGCGTACTTCAGGTCGGCCACGCTGCCGCCCTTGGCCATGTGCTCGCGGCGGAAGCGGTACTGGGCGTAGGCGATGACGATCCAGGTGACGGTGCCGGACATTCCGCTCACCGCCATCAGCACCATGAACAGGGTGTCGGCGGCGACGATGCTGGTGAGCAGCGAGAGCAGGGCGAACGCCAGGCTGATCAGCAGCGCGTAGAGCGGCACGCCACGGGCACTGAGCCTGGACAGACCGCGCGGCGCCATGCCGGTCTTGGACATGGCCCAGAGGATGCGGGTGGAGGCGTACAGGCCCGAGTTACCCACCGAGAGAATCGCGGTGAGGATCACGAAGTTCATCAGGTCGGCGGCGTAGGGAATGCCGACCATGTCGAACACCTGCACGAAGGGGCTTTCCATCAGCCCGGCCTGCTTCCACGGCACGATGCAGGACAGCACGACGATCGCCAGCACATAGAAGATCAGCACGCGGAACACCACGTTGCGCACGGCGCGCGGGATGCTCTTCTCCGGCTGGTCGGTTTCGCCGGCGGCGACACCCATGATCTCGCAGCCCTGGAAGGCGTAGACCACCGTCATCATCACCGCGAACACGGCGGACAGGCCGTTGGGGAACAGGCCATCGCTGACCAGGTTGGACAGCCCCGGTGCAGCGGCGCCGCTATTGAGCGGAATGGCACCGAAGATCACCAGCACGCCGACCACGATGAAGCCCAGGATGGCCGCGACCTTGATCCCGGAGAACCAGTACTCGGCCTCGCCGAAGGCGCGGGTGGCCAGGGCGTTGAGGGAGAACAGCACGACCACGAAGAAGCCCGACCAGAGCCAGATCGGCACCTCGGGGAACCAGCGGGTCATCAGCATGCCGGCGGCGGTGAATTCCAGGCCGACGGTGGAGGCCCAGCTCATCCAGTAGACCCAGCCGATCATGAACCCGGTGGCCGGACCGATGAAGCGCGTGGCGTGGGCCTGGAAGGAACCGGAGACCG
This Pseudomonas sp. ATCC 13867 DNA region includes the following protein-coding sequences:
- a CDS encoding enoyl-CoA hydratase/isomerase family protein, which translates into the protein MTQPSPLSRVQDGIAWITLNRPEQRNALDVPTLRNLLALLDAFEADEAVRVIVLGGEGRSFCAGADLAEWAEAEARGELETYGWTETAHALMRRLHGLDKPTIAAVNGTAVGAGMDLALCCDFRIAGASARFKAGYTGMAYCPDAGASWHLPRLIGGEAAKRLLFLDELWNAERALNAGLVGEVVADDQLQAQIGEFAARLAAGPTFAFAQTKRLMRDGAARTLAQQLEAEQAAGLLCGRSEDAAEALRAVAEKRSPQFKGR
- a CDS encoding helix-turn-helix domain-containing protein, with amino-acid sequence MSMRLKLLRKKLGITLETLAEKTGMTKSYLSKVERGLSTPSIATALKLSKALNVQVEELFAEESGSAEGYSLVRSGERQSLARDDEGPAYASLARQIGDRALLPFIVYPPADFSHSTFKEHLGEEFIFVHRGRVEVDFMSERLTLETGDALHFNAQKPHRLRSLGDEQAELLVVVHSQD
- a CDS encoding aldolase, producing the protein MATTMHLPKNQLIQHAERQMQASLSDNTWTARQKLALTCRILFDGGHDSGLAGQITCRAEQPGTYYTQRLGLGFDEISAGNLLLVDEDLKVLQGQGMANPANRFHSWVYRARPDVNCIIHTHPLHAAALSMLEVPLAVSHMDLCPLFDDCAFLKDWPGVPVGNEEGEIISAALGDKRAILLSHHGLLVTGSSIEEACVVAMLFERAAKMQLLAMAAGEIKPIPPALGKEAHDWISTPKRHGAAFSYYARRSLREHGECLS
- a CDS encoding dihydrodipicolinate synthase family protein, yielding MSSTTLHGIIGYTITPFGPDGALDLPALGRSIERLLAGGVHAIAPLGSTGEGAYLSDPEWDAVVEFSLKTIAGRIPTIVSVSDLTTARTVRRARFAERLGATAVMVLPVSYWKLNEEEILAHYRAVGEAIGIPVMLYNNPGTSGTDLPVELILRIVNEVENVTMVKESTGDIQRMHRLRLLSGGQVAFYNGCNPLALEALVAGAKGWCTAAPNLIPQHNRTLYEAVQEGRMEDARESFYRQLAVLDYITRRGLPTTIKAGLRMAGLEVGVPRLPLQELDGDGQRYLQGLLTALQ
- a CDS encoding amino acid permease, with the translated sequence MSETHHAGSGEKIQLTRALKSRHIFMLSLGGVIGTGLFMGSGVTIGSGGPMGAILAYLVAGLLMYLVMVCLGELSVQMPVSGSFQAHATRFIGPATGFMIGWVYWMSWASTVGLEFTAAGMLMTRWFPEVPIWLWSGFFVVVLFSLNALATRAFGEAEYWFSGIKVAAILGFIVVGVLVIFGAIPLNSGAAAPGLSNLVSDGLFPNGLSAVFAVMMTVVYAFQGCEIMGVAAGETDQPEKSIPRAVRNVVFRVLIFYVLAIVVLSCIVPWKQAGLMESPFVQVFDMVGIPYAADLMNFVILTAILSVGNSGLYASTRILWAMSKTGMAPRGLSRLSARGVPLYALLISLAFALLSLLTSIVAADTLFMVLMAVSGMSGTVTWIVIAYAQYRFRREHMAKGGSVADLKYAAPLFPLIPLACIAICCSLFVFLAMDPTQRPSLYWGFGFMAACYLAYYVLKRKRPQVVSEAALSVS